The nucleotide window caCCAAACCTGAGTACAGAACAAGTTTTCAACCCTGATATAAGGGGGTCTAGGTACCCTCTTAGGTTGACtttgatatttaaacaaaagtGCATTTATTAGTAGACTTCAGTCAGTAACCCTAAAGCAAAAGCATTAGCAACTCAATAGCTGATGCTGACGTTTTGGAGTTTTACGCACTGCGTTGAATCTTTAAGTCTTTCAAGATGTATTCCAGGAATTAGTGAGTCAGTAAGTGTTTAACAAGCTGTTCTTCCAGTTTGTGAAACTCATCATCAGGCAGAAGATACTTCTGAACTATACTGATGACCTCTCTCTCAGTTGTAGCCTCAAAgtccttcttgtttttaaagggTAAATGCCCTGCTAACTCACAGAGTGCAACATTAAAGGCAGATTCCTCTTTGGCACCGAAGCAGGATGTTCTGGGCCAAATAGCTATACGCACACCTTTTCTTAAACAGCGCTCCTTTGCAGTCTGCATTTGACCACTTGGTGGACATCCTCTGGTCAGGAACAGATTATGAGCGATGTTTTCACCCACAAAAAAGTCTGTCACTTTACAGATCGTTCTTGCTGCCGTCTCCACTTCTTCGGATTCTGTATAGAGCAAAAATCCAACCGGAAAATCGTGGATGCGAAAAAAATTCTTCTCGGGTATCAAAGGTTTAACCAGGCTGGATTCAATCTTCAGCTCGTGGTCCAGGTAATATCCATGGAGGTGCAAGTGATTAACAGATGCAAATGCTCCAAGGCTGTTAAACCCCACACGGAAACCTGGGCTGGAGCTGAGCAGCACAGACTCGATACCGACCTGGACAGCAGCTCTTGTAAGGATCTGTGGTAAACAGAGAGACGGATCTGGAACAAGAAGACAGTGTCCAAACTCCAAAGGGCTAACATTGATCAACACAACCATCCTGCAAGTTTGAGGCAACTGGTCATCAGGCACATCTCTTCCTCCACCTGTGTCCTTCATCATCTCAAACAGAAtttcttctgcatttattttgttgaagttAAACTGGCTGGGATTAAACTCTTGCTGAATGCTCAGTATCTCCTGGGGCTTCCTCCTCTCGATTCCACGTTGAACATTGAGCTGAGCGATGTAACCATTTGACCCTGGTAGGACACGTGTTTTTAAAACCCCTAGATGGTAGCGGAAGAGTCCTCTGTCCATCCTGTCTGTCCAACCATCTCTGATGAGCGAGTCAAGCTTGGAAGGTGGTGGAcggttttctcttttctgaagCACATTTGTGACAAACTCCTCAGTGCTGTACACAAACTGAGGCAGCATGGTTGGATCTGTTAGAGAGCAGAACGAATGAAATACACGATATTCAAGTGGTCAGTAGTTTCTGCTATCttaatgctaatattttaaattatgttaagTCAGGACGATCTTAAACTGTATATGGAATTGGTGTACTGTTGGATTTTTCGTTAGCTAAACAAGTTGTTTTAATCTCGTCTGATTCATTGACTGACACAAAACGAAGTTC belongs to Gambusia affinis linkage group LG08, SWU_Gaff_1.0, whole genome shotgun sequence and includes:
- the gdpgp1 gene encoding GDP-D-glucose phosphorylase 1; translation: MSVHKDPTMLPQFVYSTEEFVTNVLQKRENRPPPSKLDSLIRDGWTDRMDRGLFRYHLGVLKTRVLPGSNGYIAQLNVQRGIERRKPQEILSIQQEFNPSQFNFNKINAEEILFEMMKDTGGGRDVPDDQLPQTCRMVVLINVSPLEFGHCLLVPDPSLCLPQILTRAAVQVGIESVLLSSSPGFRVGFNSLGAFASVNHLHLHGYYLDHELKIESSLVKPLIPEKNFFRIHDFPVGFLLYTESEEVETAARTICKVTDFFVGENIAHNLFLTRGCPPSGQMQTAKERCLRKGVRIAIWPRTSCFGAKEESAFNVALCELAGHLPFKNKKDFEATTEREVISIVQKYLLPDDEFHKLEEQLVKHLLTH